A single genomic interval of Pyrus communis chromosome 5, drPyrComm1.1, whole genome shotgun sequence harbors:
- the LOC137734675 gene encoding disease resistance protein RUN1-like, which yields MVLADGYESKFIKDIVKVIRDKLSRTHLSVESKLVGIHSRVEHINLWLQDPSHDVGVLVVYGLPGIGKTTIAKCVYNSNFESFEGSSYVESIRETASHLDGLVQIQKQILCDILNGKKEKIHNVSEGIIKIGRAISLRRVLLVLDDVDHMDQFDAVLRMKDQFYPGSKIIVTTRRKRLLKVHEGITMHEVGPLGFDESLELLSQHAFGQDHPLEGYEKYSEEVVQHSGRLPLALKVLGSSLFGVPKRVWKSTLEKLKVIPNGEIMNKLRISYDSLQDDHDQKLFLHIACFFIGKDEDYIVRILDACDFKTICGIQNLRDRCLVTIDRDNKLSMHDMIRDMGREIVRRESYEPENRSRLWRSHDSFEVLREKNGTQAIEGLMLDMHELLTNSPINSNENVLETNSFARMHKLKLLCLRHVQLDGCYAELPTRLRWLCWLEFPLDSIPVDFSLEKLVVLEMQYSNLRQLCKRANFLPSLKILDVSHSHGLTEIIDFSLCPKLKELILVDCTSLIDVHESIGNLERLMYLNMKDCKNLRMLPKNMCMLKSLKTLILSGCSNLDEFPVEMMKEMESLEVLATDGIPLRPERSLTILSSFPCSLVNLSLKGCNLSDDVFPTDLSNLSYLQSLHLDENPIRSLPVFIKGLRRLDHLSFRHCNRLESLVGLPKVHQTTTIEGCISLRKIEYLPHEQRSGKSCVGNNYNLVEWEHLYKIEPIDRVDVEIIKLLGLCNLESMPAVRMLHPYARRDPKEVQPVQGLYQYGIFSTFFAGNEVPGRFSYKSTKSSISFIVPLLLASHKIRGLNIFVTYAKAGNYNDDIPPLFHPILLTKVSNKSKGLKWIYRPDFYGIPGDGEDMIWLSHWKMDNKTILQCGDQVVVSVVAGAHDLITKRFGVELIIREFGVELVQEHQNNIMISTQHNTKSDPNIPFVIGGDMSMWEHIPGIYFLGYSKEDVEKTMEFPRTLLYRLIMDADEEDTDKEEGQEDEPDYPIGRTRDASNNCSRRSWKVLLTAAGLFFMLALVVLSPISLIKEGTVVHKRSMSL from the exons ATGGTCTTAGCTGATGG GTACGAGTCAAAGTTTATCAAAGATATTGTTAAAGTGATTCGTGATAAGCTAAGTCGCACACACTTGAGCGTTGAATCAAAACTAGTTGGAATCCATTCTCGAGTCGAACACATCAATTTATGGTTACAAGATCCATCACATGATGTTGGTGTACTTGTTGTTTATGGGCTGCCTGGAATAGGGAAGACAACCATTGCAAAATGTGTTTACAATTCAAACTTTGAAAGTTTTGAAGGAAGCAGCTATGTTGAAAGTATCAGAGAAACTGCAAGTCATCTTGACGGCTTAGTTCAAATACAAAAGCAAATTCTTTGTGATATTTTAAAtgggaaaaaagagaaaatacaCAATGTCAGTGAGGGAATAATTAAGATTGGAAGAGCCATAAGCTTGAGAAGagttcttcttgttcttgatgatgtggaCCATATGGACCAATTTGATGCAGTACTCAGAATGAAAGATCAGTTTTATCCTGGAAGTAAAATAATCGTAACAACTAGGCGTAAAAGGTTGCTAAAGGTACATGAAGGTATTACGATGCATGAAGTTGGACCTTTGGGTTTCGATGAATCATTGGAGCTCTTAAGCCAGCATGCTTTTGGCCAGGATCATCCCCTTGAAGGTTATGAGAAATATTCTGAGGAAGTCGTACAACACAGCGGAAGACTTCCATTAGCTCTCAAAGTTTTGGGTTCTTCTCTTTTCGGGGTACCTAAGCGTGTATGGAAAAGTACATTGGAGAAGTTAAAAGTTATTCCAAATGGTGAAATCATGAATAAATTGAGAATAAGCTACGACTCTTTACAAGATGACCATGACCAAAAATTATTCCTCCATATTGCTTGTTTCTTTATTGGAAAGGATGAAGATTACATTGTCAGAATACTAGATGCATGTGATTTCAAGACAATCTGTGGCATTCAAAATCTCAGAGATAGGTGCTTGGTGACAATTGATAGGGACAACAAGTTGTCTATGCATGACATGATTCGTGACATGGGACGAGAAATTGTTCGCCGAGAATCATATGAGCCTGAGAATCGTAGTAGATTGTGGCGCTCTCATGATTCTTTCGAAGTATTGAGAGAAAAGAAT GGTACGCAAGCAATTGAAGGTCTTATGTTGGACATGCATGAACTGCTTACAAACAGCCCTATAAACTCAAACGAGAATGTCTTGGAAACCAATTCATTTGCAAGGATGCACAAACTGAAACTACTCTGTCTTAGACATGTACAACTGGACGGATGTTATGCAGAACTTCCGACAAGGTTAAGATGGTTGTGCTGGCTCGAATTTCCTTTGGATTCAATTCCtgttgatttttctttggagAAATTGGTAGTTCTTGAAATGCAATATAGCAACTTGAGACAACTCTGCAAAAGAGCAAAT TTTCTTCCTTCGTTGAAGATCCTTGACGTCAGCCATTCCCATGGCCTTACTGAAATCATTGACTTCTCACTTTGCCCCAAACTAAAGGAATTGATTCTTGTGGATTGCACCAGCCTGATTGATGTTCATGAATCCATTGGAAACCTGGAGAGACTCATGTACTTGAATATGAAGGATTGCAAGAATCTTAGGATGCTTCCGAAGAACATGTGCATGCTTAAATCACTTAAAACACTCATTTTATCTGGTTGCTCAAATCTTGATGAGTTTCCAGTGGAGATGATGAAGGAGATGGAGTCTCTAGAGGTTCTTGCAACAGATGGAATTCCATTAAGGCCAGAAAGAAGTTTAACTATCTTGAGTTCTTTTCCATGCTCTTTAGTAAATTTAAGTCTGAAGGGGTGCAATCTTTCTGATGATGTCTTTCCTACGGATTTAAGTAATCTATCCTACTTGCAAAGCCTACATTTAGATGAGAATCCAATTCGCAGTCTGCCAGTtttcatcaaaggtttgagaagGCTCGATCATCTATCTTTCCGGCATTGTAATAGGCTCGAATCGCTTGTGGGGTTGCCGAAAGTACACCAAACGACAACTATAGAAGGATGCATATCAttaagaaaaatagaatatctTCCCCATGAGCAACGGTCTGGAAAGTCCTGTGTGGGTAACAACTACAATCTAGTTGAGTGGGAGCATTTATACAAGATAGAGCCTATTGATAGAGTTGATgtggaaataatcaaacttttgggcTTGTGCAACTTGGAATCCATGCCAGCTGTTCGAATGCTTCATCCATACGCAAGGAGGGATCCAAAAGAGGTCCAACCGGTCCAG GGACTGTATCAATATGGTATATTCAGCACATTTTTTGCTGGGAATGAGGTTCCAGGCCGGTTCAGTTATAAAAGTACCAAGTCCTCCATATCTTTTATAGTCCCTTTGCTACTTGCTAGTCACAAAATTCGAGGCTTGAACATCTTTGTTACCTATGCAAAGGCGGGGAATTATAATGATGATATACCGCCCTTATTTCATCCAATACTACTGACTAAAGTGAGTAACAAGAGCAAGGGTCTGAAGTGGATCTATCGCCCAGATTTCTATGGAATTCCAGGAGATGGAGAAGATATGATATGGTTGAGCCATTGGAAGATGGAcaacaaaacaatattacaaTGTGGAGATCAAGTGGTGGTTTCTGTAGTGGCGGGGGCACATGATTTGATTACAAAGAGGTTTGGTGTTGAGTTGATTATAAGGGAGTTTGGTGTCGAGCTTGTGCAAGAACACCAGAATAATATAATGATAAGTACCCAACACAACACCAAATCAGATCCTAATATTCCATTTGTCATCGGTGGAGATATGTCCATGTGGGAGCATATACCAGGAATATACTTCCTTGGTTACAGTAAAGAAGATGTTGAAAAGACTATGGAATTTCCGCGGACACTTTTATATCGCCTCATCATGGACGCTGATGAAGAAGACACAG ACAAAGAAGAAGGGCAAGAGGATGAACCTGATTACCCAATTGGAAGGACGAGGGATGCCAGTAACAATTGCAGCCGCAGAAGCTGGAAGGTGCTCCTCACAGCTGCCGGCTTATTTTTCATGCTTGCCCTAGTAGTTCTGTCCCCCATCTCCCTGATAAAAGAAGGGACAGTAGTCCACAAGCGATCCATGAGTTTGTAA